In Isoptericola variabilis 225, the genomic window GTCGCGAAGATCATGGCGGAGGAGGGCCGCACGGTCCCGGTCATCGCCAAGATCGAGAAGCCGCAGGCCGTCGAGAACCTCGAGGAGGTCGTGGCGGCGTTCGACGGCTTCATGGTCGCGCGCGGCGACCTCGCCGTCGAGATGCCGCTCGAGCAGGTCCCGCTCGTGCAGAAGCGCATCGTCGAGCTGGCGCGCCGCAACGCCAAGCCCGTCATCGTGGCGACCCAGGTCCTGGAGTCGATGACGACCAACCCGCGCCCCACCCGTGCCGAGGCGTCGGACTGCGCCAACGCGGTGCTCGACGGCGCGGACGCGGTCATGCTCTCGGGCGAGACGAGCGTCGGCAACTACCCGATCCTCACGGTCCAGACCATGGCCCGCATCATCGAGGCGACCGAGGAGATGGGCCGCGAGCGCATCGCCCCGCTCGGCTCCACGCCGCACACGCGCGGCGGCATCATCACCCGCGCAGCCGCCGAGATCGGCGACTCGCTCGGCGTGAAGTACCTCGTGACGTTCACGCAGTCGGGCGACTCGGCCAAGCGCATGTCGCGCCTGCGCTCGGGCATCCCGCTGCTCGCGTTCACGCCCGAGGAGAGCGTGCGCCACGTGCTCGCGCTGACCTGGGGCACCACGACGTACCAGGTGCCCAAGGTCGACAGCGTGGACGCCATGGTCGGCCAGGTCGACTCGACGCTGCAGGCCAACGGCCTGGCCGAGCCCGGCGACCACGTCGTGATCGTCTCGGGCGCGCCCGTGGGCGTGCCGGGCACGACGAACTCGATCCTCGTGCACCAGGTCGGCAGCTCGGACCTCCACACGATCACGCATTGACCCTCGCTCGCTGAGCAGAGCGAAGGCCCGGTCCGCGTCGCGGACCGGGCCTTCGTCGTGCGTGCCCCGGGTGGGATTCGAACCCACACTGGATCGGGTTTGAGCCGATTGCCTCTGCCGGTTGGGCTACCGGGGCGGGGCCGCGCCCATCGAACCACACCGCCGCCGCGGGCCCCAACCCGCTGCGCCCTGGTGCGCAGGTCACACGTCGGAAACCGCGACGGAGCAGCCGCGACACCCCCGCGAGGACTAGGATGTGTCGCGTGACCGACGAGACCAACGCCCAGTCCGAGGCAAAGCTGCCGCTCGACCTGCCGCCCATGATCGACCAGGAGCCGGAGCCCGAGAAGCCCGCGCCTGCTCGGCCCGCGCGTCGGGCCGTGGTCGCGGAGGACGAGGCCCTCATCCGCATGGACGTCGTGGAGACGCTGCGCGAGGCCGGGTTCGACGTCGTCGGCGAGGCCGGCGACGGCGAGACGGCCGTCCGTCTCGCGACCGAGCTCAAGCCCGACGTCGTGGTCATGGACGTCAAGATGCCCGAGCTGGACGGCATCTCGGCGGCCGAGCGCATCGGCAAGGCGCACGCCGCGCCGGTCGTGCTGCTCACGGCGTTCTCCCAGACCGAGCTCGTCGAGCGTGCGCGCGACGCCGGCGCGATGGCGTACGTCGTCAAGCCGTTCACGCCGGCGGACCTGCTGCCCGCGGTCGAGATCGCGATCTCGCGCTACCAGCAGATCGGCGCGCTCGAGTCGGAGGTCGCGGACCTGCAGGAGCGCTTCGAGACCCGCAAGCGCGTCGATCGCGCCAAGGGTCTGCTCATGACGAAGATGGGTCTGAGCGAGCCGGAGGCCTTCCGCTGGATCCAGAAGACGTCGATGGACCGGCGCCTGACCATGCGCGAGGTCGCCGACGCGGTGATCGAGCAGGTCGGCGGAGCCTGACG contains:
- a CDS encoding ANTAR domain-containing response regulator; amino-acid sequence: MCRVTDETNAQSEAKLPLDLPPMIDQEPEPEKPAPARPARRAVVAEDEALIRMDVVETLREAGFDVVGEAGDGETAVRLATELKPDVVVMDVKMPELDGISAAERIGKAHAAPVVLLTAFSQTELVERARDAGAMAYVVKPFTPADLLPAVEIAISRYQQIGALESEVADLQERFETRKRVDRAKGLLMTKMGLSEPEAFRWIQKTSMDRRLTMREVADAVIEQVGGA
- the pyk gene encoding pyruvate kinase; its protein translation is MRRAKIVCTIGPATASSEKLRELVDAGMDVARINRSHGEQAEHEAVYHGVRKAADDAGRNVAVLVDLQGPKIRLGRFANDEKHVLNEGDTFTITTEDVVGTRELVSTTHKGLPDDARVGDPILIDDGKVRVRVTAVDGPRVVTTVEVPGPVSNNKGLNLPGVAVSVPALSDKDTDDLRWALRLGADLIALSFVRSAKDYEDVAKIMAEEGRTVPVIAKIEKPQAVENLEEVVAAFDGFMVARGDLAVEMPLEQVPLVQKRIVELARRNAKPVIVATQVLESMTTNPRPTRAEASDCANAVLDGADAVMLSGETSVGNYPILTVQTMARIIEATEEMGRERIAPLGSTPHTRGGIITRAAAEIGDSLGVKYLVTFTQSGDSAKRMSRLRSGIPLLAFTPEESVRHVLALTWGTTTYQVPKVDSVDAMVGQVDSTLQANGLAEPGDHVVIVSGAPVGVPGTTNSILVHQVGSSDLHTITH